Part of the Terriglobia bacterium genome is shown below.
CTTTCCGTCATCCCACTTGTGTTTTGAACTTGGAACTTGAAACTTTGAACTGTTTTCCCCCTTAAAGGACCTATGCCATGCCGAGAATAAAATCAGAAATTGTGGTGAAGGAGGTCGAGACGCTAATCTTCACTATCCGTGGACAAAAGGTCATCTTGGATGCAGATTTAGCGCGGATCTACCAAGTCAAAACGAAAGTGTTAAATCAGGCCGTGCGAAGAAATTCAAACCGTTTTCCTGAGGACTTTATGTTTCGGCTGACTCATGAAGAGCTGAGAAATCTGAACTCCGAGTCCCGGTCGACGGAGATCCAGCCAGCAGGAGCTATGCGGTCACAATTTGTGACCGCATCGAAACGGAACATCCGGTTTCTCCCCCTGGCGTTCACCGAACATGGAGCCCTCATGGCAGCCAACATACTGAATAGTGACACCGCCGTCACCTTGAGTATCTATGTCATCCGAGCATTTCTGCGAATGCGCCGGGCACTGACCTCCAATCAGATCCTGGAAAAGCGGTTGAGGGAGATTGAAAAGAACCTCCTGAACCATGATGCCGCATTGAGGGATTTGTATCAAAGAATCCGTCCCCTGTTGCTCCCTCCCCCCGAACCCAGGCGCCGCCGCATCGGCTTCCAGGCCCAGTAGCTTTTGATACGAACTGCCATTGCCATTGGGGGAAGCCGCTCGGTGGACCCGCTCCGGTAAATCGGAGCGGGGGCTTGTGTGTGAAGCCCACAAAAAATCAGCCGTTCTGCCATCTTCACGCACAAGCCCCCCCGCATAAACCCGCGGGGAGGCTACCAAAGCTTTCCGCGATGCTCTGGTAGCCTCGCCGGGCGCTCTTTGCCCGGCGGGGGCTTGTGTGTGCAGCCCACAAAAAATCAGCCGTTCTGCCATCTTCACGCCAAAGCCCCCCCCGCATAAACCCGCGGGGAGGCTACCAAAGCTTTCCGCGATGCTCTGGTAGCCCCGCCGGGCGCTCTTTGCCCGGCGGGGGCTTGTGTGTGCAGCCCACAAAAAATCAGCCGTTCTGCCATCTTCACGCCAAAGCCCCCCCCGCAAAAACCGCGGGGAGGCTACCAAAGCTAGCTCACTGCGATTTCAGCCGCGAACGCCGTGATAAATTGACCTTCGCGCATTAAACCCCGGCTTCGCCCTTCGGACTTTGAACTTGGAACTTGGAACTTTGCAATCCCCCCAGAGGAGGCGATGATGGACAACGATCAATCCATGATTCCAGTAGACCGCATCGAACGATCGATTTACCTGATCCGTGGTCAGAAAGTGATGCTGGACAGAGATCTGGCGAAACTCTACGGGGTTCCCACGAAACGGTTAAATGAACAGGTGCGACGAAACCAGCGCCGGTTTCCGGGGGATTTCCTGTTTCAACTGACGGCCCGAGAGATTGAATCTTTGAGGTCGCAAATTGCGACCTCAAAGCAGGCTCGAGGAGGTCGTCGTTACGCTCCTCTGGCCTTTACAGAGCAGGGGGTCGCCATGTTGTCCAGCGTGTTGAACAGCGAACGGGCCGTCGACGTGAATATTGAAATCATGCGCGCCTTTGTTTGCCTGCGGCAGATGATGACCTCTCACGCCGCATTGGCACGGAAGTTGGAGGCCCTGGAAAATAATTACAACGCCCAATTTAAAGTCGTGTTCGATGCGATCCGCCAATTGATGGCGCCTCCACGACGCAGACGCCGCCGGATTGGTTTTCAGCCCCCTAGGTGTTGACCCGGATTCTGCCGATTCCATTGGGTGGATCCGCTCTGGTAGCCCCACTCCTCCGCCGAGGCATTGGTGTGCTCTGGTAGCCTCGCCGCGGTTTCTTGCGGCGGGGGCTTGTGCCAACGGATTTCTAGCGGTTGAATTCCTCGAACCCACAGAAGTTTCCTGCCGATCTCAAATCTCCAATTTCCAATCTCAGATCAATGCCTATTTGCGCACCTACCAAAAGCCTCGCCGGGCGTCCTTCCCGGCGGGGGCTTGTGTCAGCAGATTTCCAACAATCGCCACATCCAATCAAAAATTTTCCTGCCATCCCACCCAATTCCCCCCATAATACCCGTTGCTTCTCCCTGACTCGGCCCTGAAAATTCAAGAATGGCCACTGTCCCGCGTCCCAGCGGCTGTCCCCATTCTTGAATCACCGTTTCACTAGAGTTGAAGAATGGACACTCTCGACACCGGAATCCGCCTGAAGGCCTTTCAATTCCTGGACGAACAATGCAAACGCCACGGCGACGTCCTCCCCCGCAAGATCTTGGCACAATCCGCTCTGGTAGCCTCGCCGCGCTCTTTGCGGCGGGGGCTTGTGTCAGCAGATTTCCAACAATCGCCACATCCAATCAAAAATTTTCCTGCCATCCCAACTCAATTCGCCTCATAATACCCGTTGCTTCTCCCTGACTCGGCCCTGAAAACTCAAGAATGGCCACTGTCCCGCGTCCCAGGGGCTGTCCCCATTCTTGAGGAATGGGGACTGTCCCGCGTCCCAAGGGCTGTCCCCATTTCTAGTCGCCGTTTCACTAAAACTCCAAAAATGGACACTCTCGACACCGGAATCCGCCTGAAGGCCTTTCAATTCCTGGACGAACAATGCAAACGCCACGGCGAAGTGCTCCCTCGCACGATCTTGGCCAAAGGCCGCTCTAGTGACCCCGCTCTGATGCCCGGTTTTGACCTTGGAAATTGGCTTTTCGACTTTGAACTTTGGACTTTGAACTTTCTTCCCCTATTACAACCGTCCCCATCGTCGAAGGACAGCCCCGACCCTTCGAGGATAAACTCAGCGACGACGGTGTCATTCGCTATCGCTTTGGAGTGCGGTCCGCCCCGGACCGCTTTCCCTCGGTCAAACCACCACGCCTCTGCGCCCTCGCCCGCTGCGCCCCCCTGAAAGCGGCCCGAGGCGGGCCGCACTCCAAAGATCCGCCTGAAGGCCTTTCAATTCCTGGACGAACAATGCAAACGCCACGGCGAAGTGCTCCCCCGCACGATCTTGGCCAAAGGCCGCTCTGGTGACCCCGCTCTGATGCCCGGTTTTGACCTTGGAAATTGGCTTTTCGACTTTGAACCTTGAACTTTGGACTTTGAACTTTCTTCCCCTATTACAACCGTCCCCATCGTCGAAGGACAGCCCCGACCCTTCGAGGATAAACTCAGCGACGACGGTGTCATCCGCTATCGCTTTGGAGTGCGGTCCGCCCCGGACCGCTTTGAGAGGGACGATGATTGCAAGGGTCCGGCAACGTGGCGGTTTGAACGGCGGAAAGCGGCCCGGGGCGGGCCGCACTCCAAAGGCAAATTCCATCACGGTGCTTTTGACAGTTACATCCTCGGCATCCGCCCCGATTTGGTAAATGAGATTCGAAAGGATGTGCTCGATGAATCCGACGGCCCCATGCTGATGCACGGCCTGCAGGAATGCCACAATGCATGCCTTGCTGTCGTGCCCAATGCAAACCGTCTCAAGCCGAATAAGGAATTCCTGGAAGAGCGATATGAAGTGTTCCGGAAGGCGGGATGATATTCGGGGCAAAGAGGAGGACTAAAGTCTTCAAGTTTAGCGCGCAAGGTAAACGGGGTTCGGCCCACTAAGGGATCGCAACGTATTCCGCAAAGGAATGAGGCTTGGGGACGCGCAGCTTATCTTCGCGCAGGCCGCGCACATGCATTTCAATGGCTTTATGCATATGGCGAGTGACCTGCTCACGGGTTTTGCCTGTGGCTACGCACCCCGGCAAATCCGGTGAATAAGCCGAGAAATTTCCGTTTGCCTTTTCGATGACGATCAGAAACCGGTCCATACTTACTTTCCCCTCTTATTTCTGTTTTGGCCTTTGTACCTGAGCCTGTTTGAAAACGCTGTTCAATGTGCCGGGAGCTAAATCGTCGTTTGGGTGTCCGGCGATGGTCACACGGCCCGATTTACTGGAATGCTTGAATTGCCGATGGCTACCCTTCGTTGCGACCATATACCAACCGTCATCTTCGATGAGCCGAATCACATCGCGAATTTTCATTCCAATTCATTCCGGCTACGGAATGTTCACACACTACCCGTGCCCGAGCACCAAAGCATCATTTTAACACACGCGTTGGTCCCGGCGGGCTCTACGCTCGTCGGTTCGAAGTAACATGGCTGGTCTCACGACCGCGAAATGCCCACCCTAGTAGCCCCGCTCTCCCGGGGCATTGGTGTGCTCTGGTAGCCTCGCCGCGGCTTCTTGCGGCGGGGGCTTGTGCCTGCGGATTTCTAACAGTCGGCTTCTGCCGAGTCCGCACAAGCCGGCTGCTAATCTTAAATCTCCAATTTCCAATCTCAGATCAACGTCCTTTGGCCCACGGCGCCAGCCGTGAGTAAGAGGGAGAAAAATGCCTCAAGCCGCTCTGGTAGCCTCGCCGGGCGTTCTTCCCGGCGGGGGCTTGTGCCTGCGGATTTCTACCACCCGCCTCCTCCAGCAAAACTTTTTCCTCCCATCCCACCTCAAATCCCCTCATAATACTTGCTGCTTCTCCCTGACTCGGCCCTGAAAACTCAAGAATGGCCACTGTCCCGCGTCCCAGCGGCTGTCCTCATTCTTTTGTACTCTTGGATTTTGAACCTTGAACTTGGAACTTTGAACCGCTCCTCCCTATCCCCTATAACCTATTACCTATCACCTATTCCTCTCGACACCGGAATCCGCCTGAAGGCCTTTCAATTCCTGGACGAACAATGCAAACGCCACGGCGAAGTGCTCCCCCGCACGATCTTGGCCAAAGGCCGCTCTGGTGACCCCGCTCTGACGCCCGGTTTTGACCTTGGAAATTGGCTTTTCGACTTTGAACTTTGGCCTTTGAACTTTTTTCCCCTATTACAACCGTCCCCATCGTCGAAGGACAGCCCCGACCCTTCGAGGATAAACTCAGCGACGACGGTGTCATCCGCTATCGCTTTGGAGTGCGGTCCGGCCCGGACCGCTTTGAGGGGGACGATGATTGCAAGGGTCCGGCAACGTGGCGGTTTGAACGGCGGAAAGCGGCCCGAGGCGGGCCGCACTCCAAAGGCGAGCTTCATCATGGCGCTTTCGACAGCTACATCCTCGGCGTCCGACCCGACCTGATGATCGAGATCAGAAAGGACGTTCTGGACGAATCCGATGGTCCCATGCTGATGCACGGTTTGCAAGAATGCCACAATGCACGCCTAGCTGTCGTGCCGAGTGCAAATCGCCTCAAACCGAATAAGGAGTTTCTCGAAGAGCGATATGAATTGTTCCGAAAGGCGGGATAGCGGCCTCGGGCCTTTCCAGAGGGCCGTGCACGCTTTTGGAGTGGACTGCCCCCTGTTCTAGAATGGAGGAGGCGGATCAGACCCTATCGGGATATCAAGATCCCGCGTTCCGGGACCGGAGTCCCCGTTCTCTGGGCGGGGCAACACCTCTATTGTTGATGGAAAATGTGGGCCCAACCCTGCCATGTATTGTATAATCTGATTCCCCCAAGAATCTCTGCGACCTCACGGATACCCCCCGGAGAACACGCGATGTCCGCCCAGCAATCATTGATTCGTGTCGAGTGGATCGAACGATGCATTTATTTGATTCGTGGCCAGAGGGTAATGCTCGATCGCGACTTGGCTGAACTCTATCACGTTACGACGAAAGCATTGAACCAAGCAGTCAAACGTCATCGGGATCGATTCCCGGACGATTTCATGTTCCAGCTGACCATGGACGAGGCCCGAGCATGGTGGGCAGGAAGGATCACCTCCCCTTTAAGGTCACAATTTGTGACCTTAAAACAAGGGCAGCACATCAAGTTTCGCCCGTACGCATTCACCGAACATGGCATATTGATGCTCTCCAGCGTCTTGAACAGTGACCGCGCCGTTCAGGTCAATATTGAAATCATGCGTGCCTTTGTCAGGTTACGCCAGATCATGACCTCTCATGTCGACCTGGCCCGCAAGCTCGAATCGCTGGAACGAAAATATGACGCCCAATTTAAAGTCGTGTTCGATGCCATCCGCCAATTGATGGCGCCTCCGCGGCCTAAGCGCCGCCGGATTGGATTTCAGCCCCCTAGGTGTTGACCCGGATTCTGCCGATTCCATTGAGTAGGACTGCTCTGGTAGTCCCGCTCCGTCGTCGCATTCGTGTGCTTTGGTAGCCTCGCCGCGCTTTTTTTGCGGCGGGGGCTTGTGTCAGCGGACTTCCACCGGTCGAATTTGACGAACCTGCAGAGGTCGCCTGCTAATCTCAAATCTTCAATCTGCAATCTCAAATCAAAATCCTTATTGCATACTTCTGCGAAAATCCCTCGTCACAATCTGCTCTGGTAGCCCCGTCCGCCAATGTGGCTGGGCGGGTTCTTCCCGGCGGGGGCTTGTGTCAGCCGAATTCTGATATTCGATTCCTGCCGAATCCGCAGATGCCGGCCCGCCTTGGTAGCCTCGCTGGGCGCTCTTTGCCCGGCGGGGGCTTGTGCCAGCCGAATTCTGACATTCGATTCCTGCCGAACCGCTGACGCTCCCCCGCTCATCTCAAATCTCCAATCTCAGATCGACTTGCTTTTTGCAATCCTCTCGCACAAGCCCCCCCCGCATACACCCGCGGGGAGGCTACCAAATCCCGACCACCACAACCGCAGTCCCGCCTGCGGGACGTCATATCCTTAGCCTGGGGCGTGAGCCCCAGGAACCGCGCCCCGTCACGCGCCCCCAGCCCCCAACGGGGGCGACATAGGGTTTCCTTCCAGCCAAAAACTTCTCGATTTCCCCCCACCTCAATTCCCCCCATAATACCCATTGCTTCTCTCTTTCCCGGCCCTGAAAATTCAACAATTGGGACTGTCCCGCGTCCCAGGGGCTGGATTGGGGACTGCCCCGCGTTTCAGGGGCTGTCCCCAATCGTGAAACCCGCAAACATGGACAGTCTCGACACCAGAATCCGCCTGAAGGCCTTTGAATTTCTGGACGAACAATCGAAACTCCACGGCGACGTGCTCCCCCGCACGATCTTGGCACAATCCGCTCTGGTAGCCTCGCCGGGCGTCCTTCCCGGCGGGGGCTTGTGTCAGTAGATTTCCAACAATCGCCACATCCAATCAAAAATTTTCCTGCCATCCCACCCAATTCCCCCCATAATACCCGTTGCTTCTCCCTGACTCGGCCCTGAAAATTCAACAATGGGGATTGTCCCGCGTCCCAGGGGCTGTCCCCATTCTTGAATCACCGTTTCACTAGAATTGAGACATGGACACTCTCGACACCGGAATCCGCCTGAAGGCCTTTCAATTCCTGGACGAACAATCGAAACTCCACGGCGACCTCCTCCCTCGCAAGGTCTTGGCCGATGGCCGCTCTGGTAGCCCCGCCCTGACGACCGGTTTTGACCTTGGAAATTGGCTTTTCGACTTTGAACCTTGAACTTTGGACTTTGAACTTTTTTCCCCTATTACAACCGTCCCCATCGTCGAAGGAAGGCCACGACCCTACGAAGATGAACTCAGCGACGACGGTGTCATCCGCTATCGCTTTGGAGTGCGGTCCGCCCCGGACCGCTTTGAGGGGGACGATGATTGCAAGGGTCCAGCAACGTGGCGGTTTGAACGGCGGAAAGCGGCCCGGGGCGGGCCGCACTCCAAGGGCAAGCTTCATCACGGCGCTTTCGACAGCAACATCCTCGGCGTCCGCCCCGACTTGGTAATTGAGATCAGAAAAGACGTTTTGGACGAATCCGACGGCCCCATACTGATGCACGGTTGGCAGGAATGCCACCATGCACGCTTGGCTGTCGTGCCCATCGCAAACCGCCTCAAACCCACTTTTGAGTGCGGCACTCTGAGTCCCGCTTTCTGTTGTTGTATTGCGGAACTCATAGTTCCGCTTTCAGTCGTCCAAACAGCCTTCGCCGCAACACCCTTGCTCTCTGCGCCCTCAAAGCGGCCTGCCGCGGCGGGCCGCACTCCAAGTGGTTGAGATCGGAAAGGACGTTCTCGACGAATCCGACGGAACTATGCTGATGCACGGCCTCGAAGGATGCCACAATGTACGCCTGGCAGTCGTGCCGAACTCCAATAGCCTCAAGTCCAACAAGGAGTTCCTGGAAGACGATATAAATCCTTTCGAGTGGCAGGCAGGACGCCGCCGGCCCTGCAGGGGGCCTGCCCCCGATCTACCACATGAGGGGTCTCGTGGAAATTGGGAATATCTCCATTTTCGTCCCGACGACCGTTCCTGGTATTATCTTATGTATGGAACAACCAACTGAGCCTGCCCCCAGCATCGTTGTATCGTCACGGGCTTGGTATGACGCAACCATCGCCGAATTCCTGAGAACCCAACCTGATGCCATTCTTGGACGACTGGCCAGAAACAGTGACTTTACTCTGCTTTCAACACAGAAGGAGGCATGGCTGGCTCAGACCACCTTGCTGCAAGACTGCCTTGTTGGTTTGACGGGCTCGTTGTTCTTGGAGTTCAACATCCCACGCATGGGCCGACGAATTGATGCTGTGCTGTTGGTCGGCCCCGTTGTGTTTGTGATCGAGTTCAAGGTTGGCGAACGGGTCTTTGAGCACGCAGCAGTGGATCAAGTCTGGGATTACGCTCTGGATCTCAAGAACTTCCACGAAGCCAGCCATTCCGTTTCAATCGTTCCGATTCTCATTGCTACTGGAGCTACAACATCGCCTCGATTGAAGTTAGATGCGGCCGAGGATAAGGTTTATCGTCCACTTCAAGTACACCCCGCCGGATTTCGCGAAGCGGTTGACCTAACTCTGCGGACCATAACAGGCAAAGTGGTCGATGAACAACGATGGCCCCGAGGTCAGTATCATCCCACACCCACCATTGTGGAAGCCGCGCGCGCACTTTATGCCCATCACTCGGTAGAAGCCATCGCTCGTTACGATGCGGGTGCACAGAACCTTCGCGTCACTTCGTGCCGCATTGAAGAATTGGTGGACGAGGCGAGAGCACAAAACCGCAAGGTCATTTGCATTGTCACGGGTGTACCTGGAGCAGGCAAAACACTGGTCGGGTTGAACATAGCGACTCGCCGTCGAGACATCAACCAGCCGACGCACGCCGTCTTTCTCTCGGGAAATGGTCCGCTCGTCGCTGTGCTCCGGGAGGCACTTACCCGTGACGAGGTTGCACGTCAAAAAGATCATGGTATTCGAGTCCGAAAGGGGAAAGTTGCCGAAAGTATCAAAGCTTTTATTCAGAACGTTCATCACTTTCGCGATGAGGCGTTGATAGACACTGGGCCTCCGGTGGAACACGTTGTCATCTTCGATGAGGCGCAGCGTGCGTGGGACTTACGACAAACCGCCAACTTCATGCGACGAAAAAAGAATCGCCCAGAGTTTTCCCATTCAGAGCCTGAGTTTCTTATTTCATACATGGACCGCCATTCTACGGACTGGGCTGTCATCGTGTGCCTGGTCGGTGGCGGGCAGGAGATCAACACTGGCGAAGCCGGAATCGATGCCTGGATCGAGGCCATAAACTCAAGGTTTCCGCTTTGGCATTTGTACATCTCATCGAGACTAACCGACACCGAGTATGCAGCCGGGAAGGCTCTTGACGCCGTACGTCAGCGACAGAATACTCACTTCGATGACACCCTGCATCTCGCCGTCTCGATGAGATCGTTTCGGGCTGAGAATGTTTCAGCTTTCGTGAAGGCACTACTCGATTGCGAAAAGCAACACGCCCATGAGGCCTTCTCACGACTCACGGACCGCTACCCAATCAACGTCACCCGCGACTTGAACTTGGCCAAGCAATGGATCCGCGCTCATGCCAGAGGAACCGAGCGGTTTGGGTTGGTAGCGTCTTCGAAGGCCCAACGTCTCAAACCTCATGCGATTGATATTCGAGTGGATGTTAATCCGGTCCATTGGTTTCTCAATGGCAAGGAGGACACGCGGTCGAGCTACTATCTCGAAGATGCCGCCACAGAGTTTCAGGTGCAGGGATTGGAACTCGATTGGGCGTGTGTGACCTGGGATGGTGACCTGCGTTTCACGGGCACCGGATGGACCTTCCATGACTTCCGGGGCGATAGGTGGACCAATATCTCAAATTCTGACAATCGGCGCTACCTCCTCAACGCTTACCGAGTTCTACTCACTCGCGCTCGCCAAGGAATGGTGATTTTTGTTCCGCCCGGCGACCCGAGTGATCCTACGCGGTCGCCTCAGTTTTACGATTCAACCTTCCACTTCCTTACCGAGTTAG
Proteins encoded:
- a CDS encoding ORF6N domain-containing protein; translation: MPRIKSEIVVKEVETLIFTIRGQKVILDADLARIYQVKTKVLNQAVRRNSNRFPEDFMFRLTHEELRNLNSESRSTEIQPAGAMRSQFVTASKRNIRFLPLAFTEHGALMAANILNSDTAVTLSIYVIRAFLRMRRALTSNQILEKRLREIEKNLLNHDAALRDLYQRIRPLLLPPPEPRRRRIGFQAQ
- a CDS encoding ORF6N domain-containing protein produces the protein MIPVDRIERSIYLIRGQKVMLDRDLAKLYGVPTKRLNEQVRRNQRRFPGDFLFQLTAREIESLRSQIATSKQARGGRRYAPLAFTEQGVAMLSSVLNSERAVDVNIEIMRAFVCLRQMMTSHAALARKLEALENNYNAQFKVVFDAIRQLMAPPRRRRRRIGFQPPRC
- a CDS encoding type II toxin-antitoxin system HicB family antitoxin; the encoded protein is MDRFLIVIEKANGNFSAYSPDLPGCVATGKTREQVTRHMHKAIEMHVRGLREDKLRVPKPHSFAEYVAIP
- a CDS encoding type II toxin-antitoxin system HicA family toxin gives rise to the protein MKIRDVIRLIEDDGWYMVATKGSHRQFKHSSKSGRVTIAGHPNDDLAPGTLNSVFKQAQVQRPKQK
- a CDS encoding ORF6N domain-containing protein, which gives rise to MSAQQSLIRVEWIERCIYLIRGQRVMLDRDLAELYHVTTKALNQAVKRHRDRFPDDFMFQLTMDEARAWWAGRITSPLRSQFVTLKQGQHIKFRPYAFTEHGILMLSSVLNSDRAVQVNIEIMRAFVRLRQIMTSHVDLARKLESLERKYDAQFKVVFDAIRQLMAPPRPKRRRIGFQPPRC
- a CDS encoding DUF2075 domain-containing protein, producing the protein MEQPTEPAPSIVVSSRAWYDATIAEFLRTQPDAILGRLARNSDFTLLSTQKEAWLAQTTLLQDCLVGLTGSLFLEFNIPRMGRRIDAVLLVGPVVFVIEFKVGERVFEHAAVDQVWDYALDLKNFHEASHSVSIVPILIATGATTSPRLKLDAAEDKVYRPLQVHPAGFREAVDLTLRTITGKVVDEQRWPRGQYHPTPTIVEAARALYAHHSVEAIARYDAGAQNLRVTSCRIEELVDEARAQNRKVICIVTGVPGAGKTLVGLNIATRRRDINQPTHAVFLSGNGPLVAVLREALTRDEVARQKDHGIRVRKGKVAESIKAFIQNVHHFRDEALIDTGPPVEHVVIFDEAQRAWDLRQTANFMRRKKNRPEFSHSEPEFLISYMDRHSTDWAVIVCLVGGGQEINTGEAGIDAWIEAINSRFPLWHLYISSRLTDTEYAAGKALDAVRQRQNTHFDDTLHLAVSMRSFRAENVSAFVKALLDCEKQHAHEAFSRLTDRYPINVTRDLNLAKQWIRAHARGTERFGLVASSKAQRLKPHAIDIRVDVNPVHWFLNGKEDTRSSYYLEDAATEFQVQGLELDWACVTWDGDLRFTGTGWTFHDFRGDRWTNISNSDNRRYLLNAYRVLLTRARQGMVIFVPPGDPSDPTRSPQFYDSTFHFLTELGIRSLS